One Sphingomonas endolithica DNA segment encodes these proteins:
- a CDS encoding 2-dehydro-3-deoxygalactonokinase, producing the protein MTAPFLAVDWGTTNRRVFLIEDGKVVRTERDDHGVTAVAKGGFEQEVADIRARFGDLPMLLAGMVGANIGWRVAPYVPAPAGIDELVAGLLRIDDRTAIVPGISSLRDGRADIMRGEETQFVGALASGLAPRDALLAQPGTHCKWAEIQNGRVMQFVTAMTGELFSLLRKHGLLAAQLGAEVTLGDAFRAGLVEGRKRDLAASLFGIRASFMLGQRDDVDAASYASGLLIGSDVAARMAETSHEIVHVLADPVLGGLYVAAIEANGRTARLVDSHSAFVAGIIAIGEMM; encoded by the coding sequence GTGACCGCACCGTTCCTGGCGGTCGATTGGGGGACGACGAATCGCCGCGTCTTCCTGATCGAAGACGGCAAGGTCGTCCGCACCGAGCGCGACGATCATGGCGTGACAGCCGTCGCCAAGGGTGGGTTCGAGCAGGAAGTGGCAGATATTCGCGCCCGCTTCGGCGACCTGCCGATGCTGCTGGCCGGCATGGTCGGCGCGAATATCGGCTGGCGGGTGGCCCCCTATGTGCCGGCACCGGCCGGGATCGACGAACTGGTCGCCGGGCTGCTGCGTATCGACGATCGTACCGCGATCGTGCCCGGCATCTCGTCGCTCCGAGATGGGCGCGCGGATATCATGCGTGGTGAGGAAACGCAGTTCGTCGGGGCGCTTGCGTCAGGGCTGGCGCCGCGGGATGCCTTGCTTGCCCAGCCGGGGACGCACTGCAAATGGGCCGAGATACAAAATGGCCGCGTGATGCAGTTCGTGACCGCGATGACCGGCGAACTGTTCTCGCTCTTGCGCAAGCATGGCCTGCTGGCGGCGCAGCTTGGCGCCGAGGTGACGCTGGGCGATGCCTTCCGTGCGGGGCTGGTCGAGGGTCGCAAGCGCGATCTTGCCGCCTCTTTGTTCGGCATCCGCGCGAGCTTCATGCTGGGGCAGCGTGACGATGTTGACGCGGCATCCTATGCCAGCGGCCTGCTGATCGGCAGCGATGTCGCGGCGCGGATGGCGGAGACGTCGCACGAGATCGTCCATGTGCTGGCCGATCCGGTATTGGGCGGCCTGTATGTCGCCGCGATCGAAGCGAATGGCCGCACGGCCCGGCTGGTCGACAGCCACAGCGCGTTCGTCGCTGGAATCATCGCCATTGGAGAAATGATGTGA
- a CDS encoding sodium/sugar symporter — MSLSNIDLAVVIAYAIGIFALAQWVSREKAGHVKDTSDYFLASKSLPWWAIGASLIAANISAEQIVGMSGSGYAIGLAIASYEWMAALTLLIVGKFFLPIFLKNEIYTMPQFLEQRYGPSIRTLMALFWLALYVFVNLTSIIWLGSIAVNKVAGVDQGYALIGLGLFALLYQLWGGLKAVALTDIVQVTLLVFGGLVVSYLTLDQIGGGAGVLAGFAKLTARVPDHFDMILTRDNPFYKDLPGISVLIGGMWIANLSYWGFNQYIIQRALAAKNLAEAQKGVMFAAYLKLLMPVIIVLPGIAAVVLAPDLVKPDEAYPTMMRLLPTGLLGLVFSALVAAIIASTASKINSIATIFTLDLYAKARKIPTRSEDGPRDSEGAKVSEGHLVLVGRVTAAVAIVIAIIAARPLIGQSDQAFQFIQEFSGFFTPGITVIFLLGLFWKRANEAGAIAAAVASVLLSYVMKVALPEVPFMDRMGIVFLVSLALAVGISLLVNARANANRITMEGVKFKTTTGFNIGAVGVALILIALYATWW, encoded by the coding sequence ATGAGCCTGTCCAACATCGATCTGGCCGTCGTCATCGCCTATGCGATCGGCATTTTCGCGCTCGCCCAGTGGGTCAGCCGGGAGAAGGCCGGCCACGTCAAGGATACGTCCGACTATTTCCTTGCCTCGAAGTCGCTGCCCTGGTGGGCGATCGGCGCGTCGCTGATCGCGGCGAACATCTCGGCCGAACAGATCGTCGGCATGTCGGGATCGGGCTACGCCATCGGTCTGGCCATCGCCTCGTACGAATGGATGGCGGCGCTGACGCTGCTGATCGTCGGCAAGTTCTTCCTGCCGATCTTCCTGAAGAACGAAATCTACACGATGCCGCAGTTCCTGGAACAGCGGTACGGCCCCAGCATCCGCACGCTGATGGCGTTGTTCTGGCTCGCGCTCTACGTCTTCGTAAACCTCACCTCGATCATCTGGCTCGGTTCGATCGCGGTGAACAAGGTGGCGGGCGTCGATCAGGGCTATGCGCTGATCGGGCTCGGCCTGTTCGCGCTGCTGTATCAGTTGTGGGGCGGGCTGAAGGCGGTCGCGCTGACCGACATCGTGCAGGTCACGCTCTTGGTCTTCGGCGGTCTCGTCGTTTCCTACCTCACGCTCGACCAGATCGGCGGCGGGGCAGGGGTGCTGGCGGGCTTCGCCAAGCTCACCGCGCGCGTGCCCGACCATTTCGACATGATCCTGACGCGCGACAATCCGTTCTACAAGGATCTGCCCGGCATCTCGGTGCTGATCGGCGGCATGTGGATCGCCAATCTCAGCTATTGGGGCTTCAATCAGTATATCATCCAGCGCGCGCTCGCCGCCAAGAACCTGGCCGAAGCGCAGAAAGGCGTGATGTTCGCGGCCTATCTCAAGCTGCTGATGCCGGTGATCATCGTGTTGCCCGGCATCGCCGCGGTCGTGTTGGCACCCGATCTGGTCAAGCCGGACGAAGCGTATCCGACGATGATGCGCCTGTTGCCGACGGGCCTGCTGGGCCTGGTCTTCTCCGCGCTGGTCGCCGCGATCATCGCCTCCACCGCCTCCAAGATCAATTCCATCGCCACCATCTTCACGCTCGATCTGTACGCCAAGGCGCGCAAGATCCCGACGCGTTCGGAGGACGGCCCGCGGGATAGCGAGGGGGCCAAGGTGTCCGAGGGGCATCTCGTGCTCGTCGGCCGCGTGACCGCGGCCGTCGCGATCGTCATCGCGATCATCGCCGCCCGCCCGCTGATCGGCCAGTCCGACCAGGCCTTCCAGTTCATCCAGGAGTTCTCGGGCTTCTTCACGCCCGGCATCACGGTGATCTTCCTGCTGGGATTGTTCTGGAAGCGCGCCAACGAAGCGGGCGCGATCGCCGCGGCGGTCGCCTCGGTGCTGCTATCCTATGTCATGAAGGTCGCCTTGCCGGAGGTGCCGTTCATGGACCGGATGGGGATCGTCTTCCTCGTCTCGCTGGCGCTCGCTGTCGGCATCTCGCTGCTGGTTAATGCCCGGGCAAACGCCAACCGCATCACGATGGAGGGCGTCAAGTTCAAGACGACGACCGGGTTCAACATCGGCGCCGTCGGCGTCGCGCTGATCCTCATCGCGCTCTACGCGACGTGGTGGTGA
- a CDS encoding FadR/GntR family transcriptional regulator: MSANSEHDGRPHLGRNLTYGMLDSLGRAIVTGQYEGKIFPTEAGLAAQHGVSRSVTREAVKMLTAKGLLSARPRQGTVVQPATSWNLFDTDVLRWLLERRFSIDLLTQFNQLRVAIEPEAAALAARYGGEDDQRAIAAGLARMIAAERGEDEPLDADIAFHVAILRASKNPFYIQFRDVVTTALRTSIRFTNRIKGRTASIADHEAVQKAITARDPDAARLAMRHLIGDVLELIHQAETAEAALSSSS, encoded by the coding sequence ATGTCAGCGAATTCCGAACACGATGGACGACCGCACCTTGGCCGCAACCTGACCTACGGCATGCTCGACAGCCTTGGTCGCGCCATCGTCACCGGGCAGTATGAAGGCAAGATCTTCCCGACCGAAGCGGGATTGGCCGCGCAGCACGGCGTCAGCCGTTCGGTGACGCGCGAAGCGGTGAAGATGCTGACCGCCAAGGGGCTGCTGAGCGCGCGGCCGCGGCAAGGCACCGTGGTGCAGCCGGCAACGTCATGGAACCTGTTCGATACCGACGTCCTGCGCTGGTTGCTGGAACGCCGCTTCTCGATCGACCTGCTCACGCAATTCAACCAGCTGCGCGTCGCGATCGAGCCCGAAGCGGCGGCGCTGGCGGCGCGCTATGGCGGGGAAGACGACCAGCGCGCGATCGCCGCCGGGCTGGCGCGGATGATCGCGGCGGAACGCGGCGAGGACGAGCCGCTGGATGCCGACATCGCGTTCCACGTCGCCATCCTGCGTGCATCGAAGAACCCGTTCTACATCCAGTTCCGCGATGTCGTGACCACTGCGCTCCGGACCTCGATCCGCTTCACCAACCGCATCAAGGGGCGCACCGCCAGCATCGCCGACCATGAGGCGGTGCAAAAGGCGATCACCGCGCGCGATCCGGATGCCGCACGGCTCGCGATGCGACACCTGATCGGCGACGTGCTGGAATTGATCCACCAGGCGGAGACGGCCGAGGCCGCGCTCAGTTCGTCATCCTGA
- a CDS encoding family 43 glycosylhydrolase has translation MSYLRASLAALALVLSTGPATAEQVKSVFAGADPDAEMIDGRLWIYPTGPGDRLSAWSAPDGAKWVKSGDLIRQSDIRWIKDDREVKHFLWAPDMVRTATGYHLYYSVGPQDYTPSRLGVATCAGPAGPCTDSGKPLLTGGNGFEAIDPAVFVDAKSAKTYLYAGGSAGARLRVFELAPDMLSIAREVAVEQPPHFTEGAFMHERAGVYYLSYSSGKWNASSYQVHYATAASPVGPWTYRGIILQSDKRFKGPGHHSFIVDPKDGSWSIVYHRWEGKHGDGPYTDERRVAIQHISYNADGTIAPVRMTN, from the coding sequence ATGTCATACCTAAGAGCGTCACTCGCCGCGCTGGCCCTCGTGCTGAGCACGGGCCCGGCCACCGCCGAACAGGTCAAGTCGGTCTTCGCCGGCGCCGATCCCGATGCCGAGATGATCGACGGGCGGCTGTGGATCTATCCGACGGGTCCTGGCGACCGGCTGAGCGCCTGGAGTGCGCCCGACGGCGCCAAATGGGTGAAGAGCGGCGACCTGATCCGGCAGAGCGACATTCGCTGGATCAAGGATGATCGCGAGGTGAAGCATTTCCTGTGGGCGCCGGACATGGTGCGGACCGCCACCGGCTATCATCTGTATTATTCGGTCGGCCCGCAGGATTACACGCCGAGCCGGCTCGGCGTCGCAACCTGTGCCGGCCCTGCCGGCCCGTGCACCGATAGCGGCAAGCCGCTGCTGACCGGCGGCAACGGGTTCGAGGCGATCGATCCGGCGGTGTTCGTCGATGCCAAATCCGCCAAGACCTATCTGTATGCCGGCGGCAGCGCCGGCGCGCGGCTACGCGTGTTCGAGCTTGCCCCCGACATGCTCAGCATCGCGCGCGAAGTCGCTGTCGAGCAGCCGCCGCACTTCACCGAAGGCGCCTTCATGCACGAACGCGCCGGCGTTTATTATCTGTCGTACAGCAGCGGCAAATGGAACGCGTCCAGCTATCAGGTGCATTACGCCACGGCTGCGTCGCCGGTCGGCCCCTGGACCTATCGCGGGATCATCCTGCAGAGCGACAAGCGCTTCAAGGGGCCCGGGCATCACAGCTTCATCGTCGATCCCAAGGACGGTTCCTGGTCGATCGTCTATCACCGCTGGGAGGGCAAGCATGGCGACGGGCCCTATACCGACGAGCGCCGCGTCGCCATCCAGCACATCAGCTATAATGCGGACGGAACGATCGCGCCGGTCAGGATGACGAACTGA
- a CDS encoding cellulase family glycosylhydrolase produces the protein MLRRTFLFATAALALSAGFAPAEARQIWPKPAAKTWYDRQPWLVGANYAPANAINQFEMWQPETFDPATIDKELGWAQGIGMNTMRVYLHNMLWEKDPEGLKRRMDQFLTIAARHKIRPVFVLFDSCWDPDPVNGPQRPPIPGVHNSGWMQAPGAARLADRSQYNKLEGYVKDVVGHFANDQRILAWDVWNEPNNGGGGNYKPTPNKTQLVAGLLGRVFDWAQSVDPTQPLTSGLWIGETWDKQASLDAVEKIQVSRSDIMTFHDYNWPEQFERRARQMLSYGRPVICTEYMARGNGSTFDGSLPVGKKLNIGMINWGFVDGKTQTRLPWDSWEKPYTKGEPTIWFHEVFRGDGTPYRTAETDLIRRMSAAPKGVVPVAN, from the coding sequence ATGCTTCGTCGCACGTTCCTGTTCGCCACCGCGGCGCTCGCGCTATCGGCGGGCTTTGCGCCCGCCGAAGCGCGCCAGATCTGGCCCAAGCCCGCGGCTAAGACCTGGTACGACCGCCAGCCCTGGCTGGTCGGCGCCAATTATGCGCCGGCCAACGCGATCAACCAGTTCGAGATGTGGCAGCCGGAAACCTTCGATCCGGCGACGATCGACAAGGAACTCGGCTGGGCCCAGGGCATCGGCATGAACACGATGCGCGTGTATCTGCACAACATGCTGTGGGAAAAGGATCCCGAGGGGCTGAAGCGCCGCATGGACCAGTTCCTGACGATCGCCGCGCGGCACAAGATCCGCCCGGTGTTCGTGCTGTTCGACAGCTGCTGGGATCCAGATCCCGTCAATGGCCCGCAGCGCCCGCCGATCCCCGGCGTGCACAATTCGGGCTGGATGCAGGCGCCGGGTGCCGCCCGGCTCGCCGACCGCAGCCAGTATAATAAGCTCGAAGGCTATGTGAAGGACGTGGTCGGGCATTTCGCGAACGACCAGCGCATCCTCGCCTGGGATGTGTGGAACGAGCCGAACAATGGCGGTGGCGGCAATTACAAGCCGACGCCGAACAAGACGCAACTCGTCGCCGGGCTGCTCGGCCGCGTGTTCGATTGGGCGCAGTCGGTCGATCCGACTCAGCCGCTGACCAGCGGACTGTGGATCGGCGAGACGTGGGACAAGCAGGCAAGCCTGGATGCGGTCGAGAAGATCCAGGTATCGCGCAGCGACATCATGACCTTCCACGATTACAATTGGCCCGAGCAGTTCGAGCGCCGCGCGCGCCAGATGCTGAGCTATGGCCGCCCGGTGATCTGCACCGAATATATGGCGCGCGGCAACGGATCGACCTTCGACGGGTCGCTGCCGGTCGGCAAGAAGTTGAACATCGGTATGATCAACTGGGGCTTCGTCGACGGCAAGACGCAGACGCGCCTGCCGTGGGACAGCTGGGAAAAGCCCTACACCAAGGGTGAGCCGACGATCTGGTTCCACGAGGTGTTCCGCGGCGACGGCACGCCGTACCGCACCGCCGAGACCGACCTGATCCGCCGCATGAGCGCAGCGCCCAAGGGCGTGGTGCCGGTGGCCAACTAG
- a CDS encoding aldose epimerase family protein: MRMQGKTITAALTAAALSAIATPAVAAEAKRGSFGKLADGRTVPAVTLTNTHGVSATLIGYGASLQALVMPDRNGHKADIALGYDTIGDYVAKPQFFGATVGRFANRIARGRFTLDGKTYQTPINNGVNSLHGGTMGFDKVLWDVMSVTSGPSASVTFRYVSPDGDQGYPGTVTVDATYALDERNNLTITYTATTDRTTIVNVTNHTYWNLSGEGSANGAMGHVVTIPADRYTPTDDGAIPTGELKSVKGTVFDFRTPTVVGDRVRDASDQQIVWGRGYDHNWLVGRKVTRDEHMMARVYDPASGRGFELWSNQPGLQFYSGNFLDGTSFGKGKRIYREGDAIVMEPQIFPDTPNQPSFGSARLEPGQTYRNTMTYRLTTGQR; encoded by the coding sequence ATGAGGATGCAAGGCAAGACGATCACGGCGGCACTGACCGCCGCCGCGCTGAGCGCGATCGCGACACCCGCCGTGGCGGCAGAGGCGAAGCGCGGCAGCTTCGGCAAGCTCGCCGACGGACGTACCGTGCCGGCGGTGACGCTGACCAACACGCACGGCGTTTCGGCAACGCTGATCGGCTATGGTGCCTCGCTGCAGGCGTTGGTTATGCCCGATCGCAACGGCCACAAGGCGGATATCGCGCTCGGCTACGACACGATCGGTGATTACGTCGCCAAGCCGCAATTCTTTGGCGCGACGGTCGGCCGGTTTGCCAATCGCATCGCGCGCGGCCGCTTCACGCTCGACGGCAAGACGTACCAGACGCCGATCAATAATGGCGTGAACTCGCTGCACGGCGGCACGATGGGCTTCGACAAGGTGTTGTGGGATGTTATGTCGGTCACCTCGGGGCCGAGCGCGTCGGTCACGTTCCGCTATGTCAGCCCGGATGGCGACCAGGGCTATCCCGGCACCGTCACCGTTGATGCGACCTATGCGCTCGACGAGCGCAATAACCTGACGATCACCTATACTGCGACGACGGACCGGACGACGATCGTCAACGTCACAAACCACACTTACTGGAACCTGTCCGGCGAGGGATCGGCGAACGGCGCGATGGGCCATGTCGTGACGATCCCGGCGGACCGCTACACGCCGACCGACGATGGTGCGATCCCGACCGGCGAGTTGAAGAGCGTCAAGGGCACGGTGTTCGATTTCCGTACCCCGACCGTCGTCGGCGACCGCGTGCGCGATGCCAGCGACCAGCAGATCGTGTGGGGCCGTGGCTATGATCACAACTGGCTGGTCGGTCGCAAGGTGACGCGCGACGAGCATATGATGGCCCGCGTCTATGATCCGGCGTCGGGCCGCGGCTTCGAGCTCTGGTCGAACCAGCCGGGGCTGCAATTCTATTCGGGCAATTTCCTCGACGGCACCAGCTTCGGCAAGGGCAAGCGCATCTACCGCGAGGGCGATGCGATCGTCATGGAGCCGCAGATCTTCCCCGACACGCCCAACCAGCCGAGCTTCGGTTCGGCCCGGCTCGAGCCTGGCCAGACCTATCGCAACACCATGACCTACCGGCTGACCACCGGCCAGCGCTGA
- a CDS encoding IlvD/Edd family dehydratase: protein MNDTTSGASGKPALRSRSWFDNPHNPDMTALYVERYLNYGLSLEELQSDRPIIGIAQTGSDLAPCNRHHIELAKRVKDGIREAGGIPLEFPIHPIQETGKRPTAGLDRNLAYLSLVEVLYGYPIDGVVLTIGCDKTTPACLMAAATMNIPAIALSVGPMLNGWHKGERTGSGTIVWKAREMLAAGEIDYKGFIELVASSAPSTGFCNTMGTATTMNSLTEALGMSLPGSAAIPAPYRDRQQCAWETGRQIVEMVRADRKPSDVLTRTAFLNAIRVNSAIGGSTNAPIHLNAIARHIGVELSLGDWEEHGVDIPLVVNLQPAGKYLGEDFYHAGGVPAVMGQLLRAGLIDGSALTVNGKTVADNCGTAQSEDADVILPLEAPLKPVAGLSVLSGNLFDSAVMKLSVISPEFRARYLSNPDDPDAFEGVAVVFDGPEDYHHRIDDAALGLDENSILIMRGAGPVGYPGGAEVVNMRPSAALIRAGVHALPCIGDGRQSGTSGSPSILNAAPEAAVGGGLSIVQTGDRIRIDLKARRADMLVDAAELDRRRAALHGGTPFPESQTPWQEIHRDLVGQFDTGAVIESAVKYQRIAQTKGLPRDSH, encoded by the coding sequence ATGAACGACACGACATCCGGCGCGAGCGGCAAGCCCGCATTGCGCTCCCGTTCATGGTTCGACAATCCGCACAATCCGGATATGACCGCGCTCTACGTCGAACGCTATCTCAATTACGGGCTCAGCCTGGAGGAGCTTCAGTCGGACCGGCCGATCATCGGCATCGCGCAGACCGGGAGCGATCTCGCGCCGTGCAACCGCCACCATATCGAACTCGCCAAGCGCGTGAAGGACGGCATCCGCGAAGCCGGTGGCATTCCGCTCGAATTCCCGATCCATCCGATCCAGGAAACCGGCAAGCGGCCGACCGCGGGGCTCGATCGCAACCTCGCCTATCTCAGCCTGGTCGAGGTGCTGTACGGCTACCCGATCGATGGCGTCGTGCTGACGATCGGCTGCGACAAGACGACGCCCGCCTGCCTGATGGCGGCAGCGACGATGAACATCCCGGCGATCGCCTTGTCTGTCGGGCCGATGCTCAACGGCTGGCACAAGGGCGAGCGCACCGGTTCGGGCACGATCGTGTGGAAGGCGCGCGAGATGCTGGCGGCGGGCGAGATCGACTATAAGGGCTTCATCGAACTGGTCGCGTCCTCCGCGCCCTCGACCGGTTTCTGCAACACGATGGGCACGGCGACGACGATGAACTCGCTGACCGAGGCGCTCGGCATGTCGCTGCCCGGTTCCGCAGCGATCCCCGCGCCGTACCGCGATCGCCAGCAATGCGCCTGGGAAACCGGCCGCCAGATCGTCGAGATGGTACGCGCCGATCGCAAGCCGAGCGACGTGCTGACGCGTACCGCTTTCCTGAACGCGATCCGCGTCAATTCGGCGATCGGCGGATCGACCAATGCGCCCATTCACCTGAACGCGATCGCGCGGCACATCGGTGTCGAGCTCAGCCTCGGCGATTGGGAAGAGCATGGCGTGGACATCCCGCTGGTCGTCAACCTGCAGCCGGCAGGCAAGTATCTCGGCGAGGATTTCTATCACGCCGGCGGCGTGCCCGCGGTGATGGGGCAATTGCTGCGCGCCGGGCTGATCGACGGTAGCGCACTGACCGTCAACGGCAAGACGGTGGCCGACAATTGCGGCACGGCGCAAAGCGAGGATGCCGACGTCATCCTGCCACTGGAGGCGCCGCTCAAGCCGGTCGCCGGCCTGTCCGTCCTCAGCGGCAATCTGTTCGATTCCGCGGTGATGAAGCTCAGCGTCATCTCACCCGAATTCCGTGCGCGTTACCTCAGCAATCCCGACGATCCCGATGCGTTCGAAGGTGTTGCCGTGGTGTTCGACGGCCCGGAGGATTATCACCACCGGATCGATGATGCCGCATTGGGGCTGGACGAGAATTCGATCCTGATCATGCGCGGCGCCGGGCCGGTCGGCTATCCAGGCGGTGCCGAGGTGGTCAACATGCGGCCCTCCGCCGCGCTGATCCGCGCCGGCGTGCATGCGCTGCCGTGCATTGGCGACGGACGGCAATCGGGCACCAGCGGCAGTCCCTCGATCCTCAACGCCGCGCCCGAAGCGGCGGTCGGCGGCGGCCTGTCGATCGTGCAGACCGGCGACCGCATCCGCATCGATTTGAAGGCACGCCGCGCCGACATGCTAGTCGACGCCGCCGAACTCGATCGGCGCCGCGCGGCGCTGCACGGGGGCACGCCCTTCCCCGAATCGCAGACTCCGTGGCAGGAGATACATCGCGACCTGGTCGGCCAGTTCGATACCGGTGCGGTGATCGAAAGTGCGGTCAAATATCAGCGTATCGCGCAAACCAAGGGCCTGCCGCGCGACAGCCACTGA
- a CDS encoding Gfo/Idh/MocA family protein: MTETRNDPAARAPIRLALVGIGKIARDQHVPALRANPAYDLTATASRSGSVEGVPAFYDIDALVTQGPKLDAVSLCTPAAGRHAIAAAAIRAGLHVMLEKPPTTTLAEVADLARLAKDAGVTLFTTWHSRAAPGVAPARAWLAERRIDAVRIVWKEDIRRWHPGQEWILGTGGFGVFDPGINALSIVTAILPQPVLLRAATMDVPEGRASPIAATLTGQSGTAPVTADFDFLQTGPQSWDIEVDTDAGCLHLAMGGSQLTLPGEEPRADAEAEYPTLYARFAELVAGGLSDVDATPLQLVADAYLIAERRTVAPFAF; the protein is encoded by the coding sequence ATGACCGAGACGCGCAACGATCCGGCGGCACGCGCGCCGATCCGCTTGGCTTTGGTCGGGATCGGCAAGATCGCGCGCGATCAGCACGTGCCCGCGCTGCGCGCCAATCCGGCCTATGATCTCACCGCGACTGCCAGCCGATCGGGCTCGGTCGAGGGCGTTCCGGCATTCTACGATATCGATGCCTTGGTTACCCAGGGCCCGAAGCTCGATGCGGTGTCGCTCTGCACGCCGGCCGCCGGGCGCCACGCGATCGCCGCCGCGGCGATCCGCGCCGGGTTGCACGTGATGCTGGAAAAGCCGCCCACCACCACGCTCGCCGAGGTCGCCGATCTCGCGCGCTTGGCCAAGGATGCCGGCGTCACGCTGTTCACCACCTGGCATTCGCGTGCCGCGCCGGGCGTGGCCCCTGCCCGCGCCTGGCTGGCCGAGCGGCGGATCGACGCGGTGCGGATCGTCTGGAAGGAGGATATTCGCCGCTGGCATCCGGGACAGGAATGGATCCTGGGCACGGGCGGCTTCGGCGTGTTCGATCCGGGCATCAACGCGCTGTCGATCGTTACCGCCATCCTACCGCAGCCGGTGTTGCTGCGGGCCGCGACAATGGACGTTCCCGAAGGCCGCGCCTCGCCGATTGCCGCGACGCTCACCGGGCAGAGCGGCACCGCACCCGTAACGGCAGACTTCGATTTCCTACAGACCGGCCCGCAAAGCTGGGACATCGAAGTGGATACGGATGCCGGCTGCCTGCACCTGGCGATGGGCGGTAGCCAGCTGACGCTACCCGGCGAAGAGCCCCGCGCGGACGCAGAGGCCGAATACCCGACGCTCTATGCGCGCTTCGCCGAGCTGGTGGCGGGCGGCCTCAGCGATGTGGATGCCACCCCTTTGCAGCTGGTCGCCGACGCATACCTCATCGCCGAACGGCGCACCGTCGCCCCCTTCGCGTTCTAA